Below is a genomic region from Fischerella sp. PCC 9605.
ATGATTACAATATATTTCATTTTATCGGGCAATTAACTGATAATTTGAGTCAGCCAGATCAATCAGAATTAGTATTAACAAATGAAGAGAAAATTACTCTGGCAGAAATTTGGGCAAATTCGCTGCTAAGTTACAAACTAATTACCATTTCAGGTGGTGAAACTCCTGTAACTTCTCCCCAATCTCTCTCCACGGAGTATGTGGGTTTAGTCAGTGGTTTGCTCACTCTGGGAATTCCTCATATAGTAAGCAGCCTGTGGACTGTAGAATCAGCTGCTAGTACCTTGGTAATGATAGAGTTTTATCGAAGAATTAAACTCAATCAATCAGTAACTACTGCCCTAGCAGAAGCAATAGCATGGCTCAAAGAATTAACTGCTGATGAGCTAACAAAATGGTACAAAGATTTACTCCATCAATTGCCTCAAGAAGGATTAAGAATTAAAGCGCATTTAGCAACAGAGATGTATAGAAGTAGTCAAATGCCAGCAGATAAAAAGGTTTACAATCACCCTTACTATTGGGCAGGATTCAAGGTGACAGGGAATATTAGTTAATATTTGTCATTGATCATTATCTTTGATTTTTCACCAGCTTGGTGGAGTTGGTGGTTCTGGCAATAGCTTGATCTGATAGAGTTTACCTCTTTTGGCGCGGAGTAACGAGAATGGTAGGCTTTGTCGACGACGATGAAGTGCCACTTTGCGACTCTGGAATTTGCTCAGAATTACCTGCTTCTTGGTTATAATCCAAAATCTGATTTTGGTTCCAAATGTTATTTAAGGTTTGGATAAATGGGACGCTACCAGTATCAACAGCGATAGAAATTGCATTCAGCTTACTTAATGATAAGTTTGTAGCACTAATGATTTCCTTCAGAGATATTCCATTTTTAGTAGGAGAAATCTGGTTCACCTCCAAGTTACTATTAGAAGATGGTAATTTTGCATTCGCACTAGGGGAAAGTTGGCTTGTGCCTGTATTTGTAACAGGAGTTAGTTCGGTAACAAGTTGAGTAAGAACTTTGTTTTCTAATTCAACATATGCTAGATAAAGTCCAGAATTATCTCTTATGTTTCTTTCGTATTGAAATACCGCTACTAAAGCTCCAGAAAATAGAGCGCAACCTGAAGATACGACGAAAATATTGATAATATAATTATTTGCATCCTTCCATCCTTTTCGGCTGATATCGAAAAGACACCCTACCGCTAATAACGCTAAGATTGATGCTGTGAAGGTTGAGCTAAATAACCATTGAGAATAGTCTATTGCAACTCGAATATGACTCTTGGCTCTATCCTTAATGCTTTTAAGTATATCTTCAAGCCTCTGTATTTCAACATCTGAGGCTCCATAAGAAATCAAGTATTTTTTTATGTTGGATATTTGATTAATATCGTTGTTGCCACTTCCTTCATTCTTTTCCCATTGTGGCGAATACTTTAGATGCTTAGTCCATTCTTGAGTTACATTCTTTGAGTATTGCAGTGATAAGCACACAATTGTTCCAGCTACAGCTATAAGTGATATTGACAAAAAAACGTGCTTGATAACTGGAGATGTTTGTTTTGATAAATTAGAGAAAAACTCTAGCAAATCTAAGTAGCAATTTAGTAGAAAATCAAAAAATTTATTCTGCCTTTTTTTCTTTGGAATATTGTTACGAATTTCTGTAGAAAATTGCGACAAGAATATGTATAGCATTAACCACTGCATATTCTCATGAACAGCTTTATCTGATTGATGCACAAGGCTTTCTAATTTTTTATCTGCCATCTCAATAACCTCAGCATTGTTCAATATAAAAAGATAATTATGTTACAATTTATTACAGTGTTTAGGCTTTCCAATCACTCACCTAAAACTTCTCTGCCTTCTAACCTAAATACACATTGCTAGCTTTACGCTACCAGCAATAATGTGAGGAACTTGTGAAGATCGTAGAAGCTACAAAAAAACCTAGGGACGGCACGAAGGTTGTTAGTTGAGTTAGTTCAAAGACTAACAAAAGATAAACGAGTATCTTTACACAGATCTGGCATTTGGGAAACCCTTAAGTACAGTTGCGATCGCCTTAGTCGCCCTAGAATAAATAAAATTGCAAAAATCATCCGGCTTACCTAGGTAAATCAGCAATCCGTGCTGTATGTGCTGTATACTTAGAAAATGCAAAAAATGCTCAAATCCTCATAATTTGGTACTCCTATGATTCGCAAACCCTTTGTAACCCTTTCTTAAGTAAAAACAGTTACTAAAATGCTGCTTTACTGCTGTGCAATTGGGTATAGCAGTTTTACTTGGGTTACGAGGCTTTTTTGTGTCAATTAATGCCAGCGAATCTGTGTGAGATAAAATTATGAGTCAGGTGATTGTAGTCCACTTCGCAGATTTCCATTTTGATTATTACAGCATCATTCCTCACCAAACCAAGTCCCAATTATTAATGCTAGCTACTGAAAATGGCTGGACTTTGCCCCATTTTGTACCTTATGAGCATCACTTTGGGGTTGTGGAACACAAATACAACCAGCTTTAGAAGACAGTTACTAGCTGGAGAATGATGAAGAAATCTTTTGCAAAAAATGCTTAACTTCTTTTGGTTCACGGAGAATAATAACTTCCTTGTTTGGTGCAAGCTGGTTAATTTTCTCTAGGATAACTGGACGACGAGTGATAGGGTACATCCATATCCATCTCACAAACTCCCAGGTTAATCGTTCTGGACAACCTGTTGACATATCGGGTCGAGACTTTCCGGCATAGTGCCAACGTCGCTTAATAACTCGCAATAGACAGAGAAAGCGCGGAAAATCTAAAAAAATAACTGTGTCCGCAGCCGATAGGCGAATATCCAGGGTACTCCCGTAGTTTCCGTCCAAAATCCAAGACTGCCGCTGAGTCAAATCTTCTATAATACGCTGCCATTCAGGTTTTGGAGTTTCAACCCAGCCTGGATGCCAGTATAAAGCGTCTAAGTGAATCACTTCTAAATCCAGAATATCTCCCAGTTGGCGAGCAAGGGTAGATTTTCCAGCACCTCCAGAACCGATAATCATGATTTTCTTCACTTTAGTGCTTGCTCCTTTCTTCTGAAATAGAACTCTAAAGCCATAGCACTGAAAATACAATGCTTTTACTAACTTTAATAGCTTCCACAAAAATGGTTTCTGCTTGGAATACCTACCAAAACGAGTTTTAACTTTGAGCGCAAGAATCGGATAGAAACTTATCTGTAAATAAGTCTAATCTGGTCTCATTCACAAAAATAAATGAGGCGAAGAAAATGCAGAAACTCTCAATGGGTATTTCAGAGTGGATACTTCTCGTCATGCTGTCAGTATTGTGGGGTGGATCTTTCTTTTTCACTAAAATTGCTCTTGAGGAACTATCACCATTGACATTAGTTTTGGGCAGAGTTTCTTTGGCTGCGATCGCACTTACTTCCTTTGTCTTTCTCAACGGAAAACGAATGCCTGTTTCTCCTAACTTATGGCGTGAATTTCTAGTAATGGGTGCTTTAAATAACCTGATACCATTTAACCTGATTGTTTGGGGGCAAACTCAAATCGATAGTAGCCTTGCTGCGATTCTCAACGCCACAACACCTGTGTTTACAACTGTGCTAGCTCACTTTCTAACTCCAGATGAGCGTCTGACGCCTAACCGTCTCATTGGAGTTTTGTTAGGATTGTGTGGCGTGATTGTGTTACTTGGATTAAAAGCGCTGCATGGACTGAGTCTTTTTAGTCTGGGACAATTTGCTATTCTAGGTGCTGCTTGTTCTTATGGCTGTGCGGGTATATACGGCCGTCGTTTCCAGGAATTGTCACCTAGTATTGCCGCAGCAGGAATGCTCACTAGCACAGCAGTAATAATGTTACCACTAGCACTCATTTTAGAAAGACCGTGGGATTTGAGGATTAGTGGCGTTAGTTGGGGTGCTGTATTAGCATTAGGGTTGTTTAGTACCGCGATCGCCTACTTAATTTATTTCCGTATACTTACTGTAGCGGGTGCAACTAACCTCTTGCTAGTTACCTTCTTGATTCCAATCAGCGCGCTCTTACTCGGTATATTTATTCTCGGTGAGCGTCTAGATTGCCATGCTTTTGCAGGTATGATATTCATCTTCACAGGTCTTGCTGCGATTGATGGAAGAATTTTCTCTAAAATTTGGCGACGTTATTAGATTTCCCTATATTTCGTAGCATTGTCAAGAAGATTTTGGTAGGGTGTATCATAGTTTGCCTATCACACCATTGATAAGATAATTTGTGCGTTGAAGAGAATTATCTAAAACACATTTTTAAGCGGAGAGCAATTGTGAGCCAAATTATAAAGCAATCGAATCAATTCAACATCATTCAAGCAAATTCTACCTACATTGAAGTTGTGGCTCCTCTCTTTGATAGCTACCGACAGTTTTATGGAGAAGCTTCAGACTTAACACAGGCTTATGATTTTCTGCTAAAAAGATTAATGAAAGAAGAGTCTGTAATTTTTATCGCCATTGTTCAGAATATAAATGGTATTGAAAGTCTAGGTTTTACTCAACTTTATCCTTCATTTTCCTCTGTCTCTATGCAGAAAATTTGGATATTGAATGATTTATTTGTGCTGCCACAAGTGAGAAATCAGGGTATTGCTACAGCACTCTTAAATACTGCGAAAACGTTTGCTCTTGAAACAAAAGCAAAACGGCTGATTCTGGCGACAGCAATTAATAACTATCCAGCTCAAAGATTATATGAAAAAGCTGGTTTCAGTAAAGATGAAGCATTTTATCACTACCAGTTTAATCTTTAGTATTCTCATTTGTATATACACTTATTTTTGCAAGACTCCCAATATTTAATGAACTAAATTTCTAGGCGGATCTTGGTGCATAAGGGGACGCAAACCATTTAAACCAGCAGCAATCGCCGAACCATTGTGAACAACTGTAGCTGCTAATGGGTGCAATCCCACCGTTGTTGCTAGTCCCAAAGCTGCTAGGTTAGGAATTACTGCCAAACCAACATTTTGCTGAATGACTGCCTTGGTTTGGCGGGCGATCGCAATTGCCTCTAAAAAACTGGTTAAGTTATTATCCATGAGGACAACATCAGCTGTTTCCCTTGCCACATCAGAACCAGTACCAAAGGAGATGGAAACATCAGCATAAGAAAGAGCCACTGAATCATTTAAGCCATCACCCGTAAATGCCACAGTTTTACCTGATTCATGTAGTTTCCGGATAATTTCGGCTTTTTGTTCTGGAAATGCCTCGGCATGGACTCTCGACAGAGGAATGCCAAGTTCGTGAGCAACAGCGATCGCCCTTTGCTGGCTATCTCCTGTTAGCAGATGAATTTCCATACCGTATGCAGTTTGCAATTTTTGGATGACTGCCGAACTTTCTGGACGGAGTGGATCTGTGTAAGAAATTACTCCTTGAAGTTCACGATCAACTCCAACATATAGTAAAGAATCATGGGCAGAAATACGGCAATTCAGCTGGTAAGGACAATCGGCTTCGTTGCAGGGATGTGGTTCATAAAGACAGTCGAGGGGAATGCCACACTGATGTAAAAAGCGATCGCTCCCCACTACAACCTGTTTGCCATCAATCTCAGCCTGCACACCCAAACCAATTTCATACACCCATTCCTGGCGTGGCAGAATTTCTACACTTTGTTTTTCGGCATAGCGCACCACTGCTTCAGCAACGGGGTGAGTCAGGCGTTGTTCGGCGGCGGCTGCTAGTTCTAACAGTCTGTGGGCAGACATTCTTCCTGCCACTGTTTCCACCTGCACAACCTCGATATCTCCTTTAGTTAAAGTGCCTGTCTTATCAAAGACTAGAGTATCTACCTGTGCCAATTTTTCTAAAGCGCGACCACTACGGATGAGAACTCCGTGTCTTGTGGCATGATGCAATGCTGCCAAGAAGGTTGTGGGCAGAGAAACGCGAATGCCGGTAACAAAGTCGAGAGTGAGAATAGATGCGGCTCTTGCAGGATTGCGGGTTGCAGCTAAGACAATGCCAGCAAAAATCAGTGCAGGCACTATTGCTTTGTCAGCAACAGTGGCTGCGTAATTCCCCATCCGCGTATCGTAAACGGGAGCCTGTTGCACTAACTCGATACTTGCTCCTGCACGGGTAGCAATGCCTACACGTTCGGTGAGGATGTAAATTT
It encodes:
- a CDS encoding DNA topology modulation protein; protein product: MIIGSGGAGKSTLARQLGDILDLEVIHLDALYWHPGWVETPKPEWQRIIEDLTQRQSWILDGNYGSTLDIRLSAADTVIFLDFPRFLCLLRVIKRRWHYAGKSRPDMSTGCPERLTWEFVRWIWMYPITRRPVILEKINQLAPNKEVIILREPKEVKHFLQKISSSFSS
- a CDS encoding DMT family transporter codes for the protein MQKLSMGISEWILLVMLSVLWGGSFFFTKIALEELSPLTLVLGRVSLAAIALTSFVFLNGKRMPVSPNLWREFLVMGALNNLIPFNLIVWGQTQIDSSLAAILNATTPVFTTVLAHFLTPDERLTPNRLIGVLLGLCGVIVLLGLKALHGLSLFSLGQFAILGAACSYGCAGIYGRRFQELSPSIAAAGMLTSTAVIMLPLALILERPWDLRISGVSWGAVLALGLFSTAIAYLIYFRILTVAGATNLLLVTFLIPISALLLGIFILGERLDCHAFAGMIFIFTGLAAIDGRIFSKIWRRY
- a CDS encoding GNAT family N-acetyltransferase, whose product is MSQIIKQSNQFNIIQANSTYIEVVAPLFDSYRQFYGEASDLTQAYDFLLKRLMKEESVIFIAIVQNINGIESLGFTQLYPSFSSVSMQKIWILNDLFVLPQVRNQGIATALLNTAKTFALETKAKRLILATAINNYPAQRLYEKAGFSKDEAFYHYQFNL
- a CDS encoding heavy metal translocating P-type ATPase; the protein is MTIAIKSETGKQATLQKQEIDAGINYHVVHAIPGRVRFRVPLLTYDPDYADNLLHLLESDSRVMGVRLNRQAASIAISYQLSDSCVGNQLMQAYLVRLIQEARQIKREQATGNRQQGVWDEVLDPHRGTDKIQKPKAKAEKKEDNEVKLPAFAAILALLGLGFPIPRAIIAATVALAALPIAKRAYTSITKEQKLNIDCLDLIAIALTSAQGNLLTPALVMTLHEIGDTIRDRTARVSHNRAADLLESLGHYAWVEQPNGQKKHIRATEVKPGDTVIVYPGEQIPVDGQILHGTALIDQQKLTGESMPVVCKAGQSVYASTLVREGEIYILTERVGIATRAGASIELVQQAPVYDTRMGNYAATVADKAIVPALIFAGIVLAATRNPARAASILTLDFVTGIRVSLPTTFLAALHHATRHGVLIRSGRALEKLAQVDTLVFDKTGTLTKGDIEVVQVETVAGRMSAHRLLELAAAAEQRLTHPVAEAVVRYAEKQSVEILPRQEWVYEIGLGVQAEIDGKQVVVGSDRFLHQCGIPLDCLYEPHPCNEADCPYQLNCRISAHDSLLYVGVDRELQGVISYTDPLRPESSAVIQKLQTAYGMEIHLLTGDSQQRAIAVAHELGIPLSRVHAEAFPEQKAEIIRKLHESGKTVAFTGDGLNDSVALSYADVSISFGTGSDVARETADVVLMDNNLTSFLEAIAIARQTKAVIQQNVGLAVIPNLAALGLATTVGLHPLAATVVHNGSAIAAGLNGLRPLMHQDPPRNLVH